GTAAACGCGATAGTTTGACGATCAGGCTAATATATTTAAGTAGTCCTTTTTTCCAACAGATCATTCATTGAGAACAGGAGAATGAAATTATGTTGAAAAAGATTGCAATTACACTACTAGTCCTTTTTTGCTGCGTTTCTTTTGTATCCGGCGCGGCCGGTGAAGAAGAAGCAGGTACAGACCTTACAAAGAAATTCGATGGTTACACCATACTGCCGGCAAAAGACTCCGGCGGGGAGCCCGGCATGAAGTACGTATTCGATACCATCACCCAAGGGGAGACAAACTGGCATTCAAAATATGTCAGCTCGGATATCACGGTCTTAAACGTCGACCTCAACTGGGGCGATTACACAGATTCGCTGAGGCTGAAGATCTATACGCCCGACTGGCAGTGTCTGGGCAGTTATTATGACAGTGCCGACGGATCAATCGACGGCAGGATCAATCTCGACATCAGTAATCCCGGTGGAATCGCAAAAGGCACCTGGTATTATGAAGTGTATGGTAACGATGTCTCCGGGACCGAAGATTATTATATATAATATCTCATAATTGATCATCAATGGGGGGTATAATAAGAATCTTCATCCTTTTTTCCGTTTTTCTGGCATTTACAGTCCCCGGGATTGCATCAGCGGAATATATCGTAAAATCACATGAAGACAACACGGAACTTATTGAAAAAGGATTCATTGACTCAGCCGGTGCCGATACAAATATCACATTTTGGGATCTCCCGTTATGGATCAAGATTTCGTTTATTGCCGGAATACTTGCCGCAGGCATGGGAATTATAAAATTAATCCCTGCCATCATAGGCAGGATCACAGATCCACTGGAAAACGGAATACGGCAGGAGATATTTGAATATATATCGGAAAATCCAGGATGCACAATTACAGATCTTTCAGACAATCTGGATCTTAACAGGAGTTCGACAAAGTACCACATCTTGAAGCTTAAATTCCATAAAATAGTTAATATACATAAAACAGAGAAACACCTCAGATTATTCAAAAATTCAGCGACTTTCAACGAACACCAGAGAATGACTATATCTCTCCTGAAAAATAAGACCGGGAGAATGCTTCTGATAAGCATTCTGGAAAACCCCGGGATAACAAATGGTGAACTTGCAAGGAAGCACAACATGAATAAGAGCACCATTCACTGGCACATCAATAAATTTCTAGAAACTGGTGCCATCAATTATATTCCTGAAGGAAAACTCAGGAGATATTACCTCACCTCTTCTTTTGAAAATAGCATAAGGGTTTTCTTGGAAGATGGTCGGGTCTAATCCAGTAGACGAGGACATGTACACAATCACCTCTCAAACCAGTTGAGGGTTTCAAGGTGACATCCTCTGTTCCGAATATCATCAGGAAGCTGGGTTATATCATTCGTGGCAAAATAAAAAATATCAATAAGTCTTCCAGTTCTTTAGGCTTGACAGACATAATACGGAAACAAGGTTCCTTTTTTTCTTTTTATTATTAAGCGGAATTTTTAAAGGAGTCTTTTCCAATTTCCGACTGTTTTCTATCGTTACACCCCTCTCTTTACAGAACCACTCCATTATTTGGAGGGAATTCCTTCTACCCCCCGCGGAGCATGCCCGGCCGTCGGCCGGTGATGCGGAGCGGGGACCCACCACACACAGCCGGCAGGGGCCGAGACGATATGTCAAGGCCCCTGCGGGCGTAATACAAACCAGCTCAACCGGGGAGAACAAGGCCGGCGTTGCGAGCAGAGTGAAACGAGCGAGCAATCCCGGCAGGTACATAAAAAAAAGAGGATTCATTCCTCCCCGCCCCCGGTGAGGAAGTCAGCCGCCCGCTGCGCATCCCCGGCGGCCCGGATGACATCAGCAGCCGAGCCGTTCCTGATGTGCCGGAGACACGTTGCAATATAGGCCGCCGGAAATAACAACAAGTGTACATAAAAAACTCTTTTGACTCTTCCAGATCAATAATCTTAAAGCTTACAAATGAAAACATAGATTTGAATGCAGATATGCATTTCCTCCATTTGTAATGTTTATTGGACATATCATCACAATTGGAGGTTATTTTCTAATTTGTTTCCCTTTTTGGATAATCCTGACTTTCAGAATAATGGAGAAGAACCTTTTAAATATACAAAAATGCGAGGGGAGGGAGTCGAACCCGCGAACACCTGCGTGAGTGGATCTTGAGTCCACCGCCGTTGACCACTTGGCTACCCTCGCCTGAAAACAAACATGCAATTAATAATAAAAATTGCAAGAACTATATTGTATCTTCTGAAATTTAAAGGATTCACAAACATTGTAAAATCCCGTAAAAATTAAAGACCTATAAACCAACTTTTTGCTTCCAGCCGGCAACAACCGCATAGTACCAAAACCTGTACGGCGAAATTACCGGAGAAAAACCAAAATCTTCAAGCTTTGAGACAAAAGAGCGAACAGTATTCTCCCGGAAATAGTCGTCAAGCGGTGAAAGCATCTCACGTGCATTCTCAGGCGAAAGTCCGTTTTTTATCATATAATCAGTCCATAACTTTTTGTAAAGAGTCCTCTCAAAAAAAGTCTCAGGTGCAAACATATCCCCTATAATAAACCGTCCGCCCTCATTTAGCACACCATGAATCTTTTCAAAAAAAGACTCAATCTCTGAGTCACTAAGAGAAAAAACGGCCTGAGTGATTACAACAACATCAAAGCCGCTTTTTTTAAATTCTCTCATATCACCGGCAATAAAACCAACACCTGAAAGTTTTGGCTTTTTCTTTGCCAGAAAAATCATCTCCGTGTCATTATCAACACAAGTAATCTGTAAATCAGGAAACTTTTTCACAATCATCTCAGTTAAAAATCCTGTACCTGATGCAAGCTCCAGAATATTTTTATCAGACGGATATATGTAATCAAGAACAGAGCCAAAAAAAGCTTCATAAAAAGGAACTGTTCTGAATTCGAGATAATCATAATCCAAATCAGAAAGGCCGGCCACAATAAAAAATAGTCAGTTCACTATTTATATTTATATTCTTTTATTCAGATCCATTCCCTCATATCATCCATCAGAACAATTATTCCGTCAGATTCATCTATAAAAACCTCCAATAAACAAAAAAGACAGATTCATGATAGAAATTCCATTCGAAAGTATTGAGTTTCAGATTGCACTTCTTTTGTTAATAGCTGTTGCAGGTTACCTGATTGCCGCATACATCCATCAGTCCGCAGTTGTAGGTGAAATCCTGATTGGATTAATTGTCGGGCCAAGCTTTCTTGGTCTTATAACATACACCGAGTTTGTAAGCGCCCTTGCACAGATGGGTGCGATAATAATGCTGTTTGTAATAGGATTTGACTTTCACTTCAAAACACTTCTCAAATACGACTATCTTTTAATTGGAACAAGCGGTGTAATCCTCCCGTGGGTAATGGGATTTATGTTTGCACAATATTTTGGCTTTCAGTTTGAAGGCTCATTGTTCATCGGCGCCGCTCT
The genomic region above belongs to Methanomicrobium antiquum and contains:
- a CDS encoding peptidase domain-containing protein — encoded protein: MLKKIAITLLVLFCCVSFVSGAAGEEEAGTDLTKKFDGYTILPAKDSGGEPGMKYVFDTITQGETNWHSKYVSSDITVLNVDLNWGDYTDSLRLKIYTPDWQCLGSYYDSADGSIDGRINLDISNPGGIAKGTWYYEVYGNDVSGTEDYYI
- a CDS encoding winged helix-turn-helix transcriptional regulator; this translates as MGGIIRIFILFSVFLAFTVPGIASAEYIVKSHEDNTELIEKGFIDSAGADTNITFWDLPLWIKISFIAGILAAGMGIIKLIPAIIGRITDPLENGIRQEIFEYISENPGCTITDLSDNLDLNRSSTKYHILKLKFHKIVNIHKTEKHLRLFKNSATFNEHQRMTISLLKNKTGRMLLISILENPGITNGELARKHNMNKSTIHWHINKFLETGAINYIPEGKLRRYYLTSSFENSIRVFLEDGRV
- a CDS encoding class I SAM-dependent methyltransferase; its protein translation is MAGLSDLDYDYLEFRTVPFYEAFFGSVLDYIYPSDKNILELASGTGFLTEMIVKKFPDLQITCVDNDTEMIFLAKKKPKLSGVGFIAGDMREFKKSGFDVVVITQAVFSLSDSEIESFFEKIHGVLNEGGRFIIGDMFAPETFFERTLYKKLWTDYMIKNGLSPENAREMLSPLDDYFRENTVRSFVSKLEDFGFSPVISPYRFWYYAVVAGWKQKVGL